In Synechococcus sp. HK05, a genomic segment contains:
- a CDS encoding GH116 family glycosyl hydrolase, with protein MARLGLSALKSLLRRKGLGRSSTGRWQPPQASWNRALGLGWQAPYTVRYASNLDDGPNHGMPLGGFGAGCIGRAPDGSFNLWHLDGGEHWFGTLPDCQFALFENNGQQSRAHALAVQPESDASRPEAGEPLPSWSWYPASTPERTTGTYAARYPLSWSHYQGVFDAEVSCQAFSPILPGNYQQTSYPLAVFVWTLRNPTRQPLDLSLLLSWRNTTGWFTNTDSSAEVHFRDDGSPEHNYAPAIGKSEGHRNRWVDDGSLTGVLLEGDVSQPVAEGEGQWCIATTQQPGVRIQRCSRWNPHGDGSELWGSFSRDGSIPDSNNDRRSSPNDPASAALAVQCRLEPGQSIEIPVVISWDLPVTAFATGTSALRRYTDFFGSSARNATAIAAEGLSNWRHWRDQIEAWQQPVLERSDLPEPLRMALFNELYDLCSGGSLWSAASREDPYGRFGVLECLDYAWYESLDVRLYGSLALLQLWPELDKAVLRSFARAIPAADPSPRPIGWYFTQGKGRVEAARKLKGATPHDLGAPNERPWDATNYTAYQDCNLWKDLASDYVLQVWRTFKLAPNGEDINFLAECWPAAVEALRYLKTFDINNDGLPDNGGAPDQTFDDWPLKGVSAYCGALWIAALEAALAIAQQLQLSTGLDTSAEQQEFSAWLAQSRGNFDKLLWNGEYYDIDAESGTPVVMADQLCGDFYARLLGLEPVVSEANSRSTLKAVKEACFEAFEGGQLGVANGLRRDGTPLDPNGTHPLEVWTGINFGIASYYRLMGDTPTALAITSAVVKQVYSGGLQFRTPEAITAVNTFRACHYLRAMAIWGVWATHTDWQPIPGAERS; from the coding sequence ATGGCGCGCCTCGGCCTATCTGCCCTGAAATCGCTGCTGCGCCGCAAGGGGCTGGGCCGCTCGAGCACAGGCCGCTGGCAACCCCCGCAGGCCAGCTGGAACCGCGCGCTGGGCCTGGGCTGGCAGGCGCCCTACACCGTTCGCTACGCCAGCAACCTCGACGACGGCCCCAACCACGGCATGCCCCTGGGGGGATTCGGCGCCGGCTGCATCGGCCGCGCCCCCGATGGCTCGTTCAACCTCTGGCATCTCGATGGCGGCGAGCACTGGTTCGGCACGCTGCCCGATTGCCAGTTCGCCCTGTTTGAAAACAACGGCCAGCAGAGCCGCGCCCATGCCCTGGCGGTGCAACCGGAGAGCGATGCATCGCGCCCCGAAGCCGGCGAACCGCTCCCGAGCTGGAGCTGGTATCCCGCCAGCACCCCGGAGCGCACCACTGGCACCTATGCCGCGCGCTACCCCCTGAGCTGGAGTCACTACCAGGGCGTGTTCGATGCCGAGGTGAGCTGCCAGGCCTTCAGCCCGATCCTGCCGGGCAACTATCAACAGACCAGCTACCCGCTGGCGGTGTTCGTGTGGACGTTGCGCAATCCCACCCGCCAGCCCCTCGATCTCTCGTTGCTGCTGAGCTGGCGCAACACCACCGGCTGGTTCACCAACACCGATTCCTCCGCGGAGGTGCACTTCCGCGATGACGGCAGCCCGGAGCACAACTACGCCCCGGCGATCGGCAAGAGCGAAGGGCATCGCAACCGCTGGGTCGACGATGGCTCCCTAACAGGCGTGCTGCTGGAAGGAGACGTCTCCCAACCGGTTGCCGAAGGTGAAGGCCAGTGGTGCATTGCCACCACGCAGCAGCCCGGGGTTCGCATTCAGCGCTGCAGCCGCTGGAATCCCCACGGCGATGGCAGCGAACTCTGGGGGAGCTTCAGCCGCGATGGCTCCATCCCCGACAGCAACAACGACCGCCGCAGCAGCCCGAACGATCCCGCCAGCGCCGCCCTGGCCGTGCAGTGCCGGCTGGAGCCGGGCCAGAGCATCGAGATCCCGGTGGTGATCAGCTGGGATTTGCCCGTGACGGCCTTCGCCACAGGCACCAGCGCCCTGCGCCGTTACACCGATTTCTTCGGCAGCAGCGCCCGCAACGCCACCGCCATCGCCGCCGAGGGCCTGAGCAACTGGCGCCACTGGCGTGATCAGATCGAGGCCTGGCAGCAGCCGGTGCTGGAGCGCAGCGATCTACCGGAGCCACTGCGCATGGCCCTGTTCAACGAGCTCTACGACCTCTGCAGCGGCGGCAGCCTCTGGAGCGCGGCCTCCAGGGAAGATCCCTACGGCCGATTCGGCGTGCTCGAGTGCCTCGACTACGCCTGGTACGAAAGCCTCGATGTGCGCCTCTACGGCTCCCTGGCCCTACTGCAGCTGTGGCCGGAGCTCGATAAGGCGGTGCTGCGCAGCTTTGCCCGCGCCATCCCCGCCGCTGATCCCAGCCCGCGGCCGATCGGCTGGTATTTCACCCAGGGCAAAGGGCGTGTGGAAGCGGCCCGCAAGCTGAAAGGTGCCACCCCCCACGACCTGGGCGCTCCAAACGAGCGGCCCTGGGATGCCACCAACTACACCGCTTACCAAGACTGCAATCTCTGGAAAGACCTCGCCAGCGACTACGTGCTGCAGGTGTGGCGCACCTTCAAGCTCGCCCCCAACGGCGAAGACATCAACTTCCTGGCGGAGTGCTGGCCAGCCGCGGTTGAGGCGCTCAGGTATCTGAAGACCTTCGACATCAACAACGATGGCCTGCCCGACAACGGCGGAGCACCCGACCAAACCTTCGACGACTGGCCGCTGAAGGGGGTGAGCGCCTACTGCGGGGCCCTCTGGATTGCAGCGTTGGAGGCTGCCCTGGCGATCGCCCAGCAACTGCAACTGAGCACCGGTCTCGACACCTCCGCTGAGCAACAGGAATTCAGCGCTTGGCTGGCGCAATCGCGGGGGAACTTCGACAAGCTCCTTTGGAACGGCGAGTACTACGACATCGATGCGGAGAGCGGCACCCCTGTGGTGATGGCCGACCAGCTCTGCGGCGATTTCTATGCGCGCCTTCTGGGGCTGGAGCCCGTGGTGAGCGAGGCCAACAGCCGTAGCACCCTCAAGGCTGTGAAGGAAGCCTGCTTCGAGGCCTTCGAAGGCGGCCAGCTCGGCGTGGCCAATGGCCTGCGACGCGACGGCACACCCCTCGATCCCAACGGCACCCACCCGCTCGAGGTGTGGACCGGCATCAACTTCGGCATCGCCAGCTACTACCGCCTAATGGGCGACACCCCCACCGCCCTGGCGATCACCTCCGCGGTGGTGAAGCAGGTGTATTCCGGCGGCCTGCAGTTCCGCACCCCGGAAGCGATCACGGCGGTGAACACCTTCCGCGCCTGCCACTACCTGCGCGCCATGGCGATCTGGGGGGTGTGGGCCACCCACACCGATTGGCAACCCATCCCCGGCGCCGAGCGAAGCTGA